Genomic window (Fluviispira vulneris):
AAACGAGGCCATGAACAAAATATTTTTCTTCAGAATAAGCAAGAAAAATATCACCTACGCTTGAGAAGACAAGAGCAGCTGTAAAAACAAGAGCTATTGAATTGGGAAAATTAAAAAAAGCAAAAGCTGCGAGAAAGCTGATAGAGCACCCTTTTATCAGCCAATGAAGTCTATATGGTTGCAATTTAATCGTAACAAAATAAACAAAAGAAAAAAACATAGATAATACAATAAAACTCACAACATTAAGCATTTCCAACCTCTTATAAAAAGAAAAGCCAATTTTTTAACACTCTCAAAAGTTAAAAAAGAGATATAACATTATGAAGTGAGATTAAAGCAAAATCGTAAGAAGGAAGGGGTCACATTGAAAATTGATAATAAAATTATTCTTTTATTTTTTTTAATAAATCTAATTTTTATAAACAAAGTTTTTTCTCAAGAAAAAAAAGTCTTAAATTTTGAAAGTGACGACTGGTGTCCTTATACCTGTGACGAAAAATCCGAAATTGGGAAAGGAATTTTTGTAGAAATTGCGGAACAAATCTTTAAAAATCAAAATTACAATGTCCACTTTGAATTGATGCCCTGGGCGCGTGTTTTAAAACGGGGTGAAAAAGGAGAGATAGATGGAATTGTTGGAGCCTATAAAGAAGGGAGAGAACAATTTATATTTCCTAAAGAACCATTTATACAAAGCATAAATTCTTTTTTGGTTAAAAATAATTCTACATGGAAATATAAAGACTTTGAATCGCTCAAAAATATTCATCTCGGTCTCATTTTGGGTTATATATACGGAGGAAACCTAGCAAATATAAAAAAATACGCAAAAAAAATAAGTGAATCTGGAGGTGAAAACGCCATCCAAAAGAACTTAGTTCGCTTAAATATCAATGAAATTGATGCAAACTTAGATGAACACAATGTGCTAGTGTATCATCTAAATAAAATGGAATTTAATAAATCAATGAAATTCGTAGGTGACTTGGGTAAAAAATCAGGTCTCTATTTAGGTTTCCCCAAAGAGAAACCCAATTCCCAAAAATTGGCAGATATTTTTGACAAAGGAATTATTAATTTGAAGAAAACGGGCGAATATAAAAAAATATTAAACAAATATGGAATCACTACTAAGAATTAATTCACTTGAAAGATTTGTTTTTTTGTAAAAACTGCGAGTCCAGCCATTTAATGCAACCTACATGTCAATTTTTATTCTCAATTTTATAAACTCTCTTATAAAATAAGCCGATATGGCTCAAGATTTTATTTTAAAGGAAAATAGTATGGGAAAAAAAAGTTTAATAATACTTTTCTCAATAATATTAATTTCATGTAAAAAAGAAAGTACAAATTCCACAAATGAAAACAAATCTCAACTTCAAATTTTAAATTTAAGCGGGAATTTTGGACTCGTCACGTTTAACAAAAAATTTAAGCTAACTTATCAATTGAAAAACAACCATTCCGAAGATATATCTGAAATTAAAGCTACATTTGAAAATAATAAATTCAAATTTGATCTTCCTTATCCCGGAATATCTTCTGCAAGTACAAATGCAAATGTCTATCCTCCATGTTCGGATTATTTAAAAACAAATCAAGTCTGCTTACTTGCTATAACATTTCAACCGAACTCTGAAAATGACGAGTCAGGCGCATTAATAATTGATTACAAATTAAGGGAAACTAATTATACATTTAAATATATGTTAAATGGAAAGGGAAAAAAATCTAACCCTATTCAAGATGCATTTGATAAACTTGGATACAATTTTATTGCTGAACAGCCCGATCCAAAGCATAAAGGAAAACAATATAGTGACTCAGAATTAATAAAATGCTCTTTAGAAAAATTTCATTCTGGAATATTCAATTACGATGATTTTTTCAATGACCCTTCCAAAAATGGTTATAAAGTCTGGCAACTCCATCTTAAAGTACCAAGAGTTATTGGCTATGTATTTAGAGCTGATACAAGAGCTCCAGAAGTTTCGTTCAAAGATTGTTACCCTGAGTGGAAAAATGGGTATAATCTTAAAAATATAAAAACTGGAAAAATAATCCATTACAATGCTCAAATTGATAAATATGGGAATGGAATAAATTGTGGCGTAAAAGACGTTGGAGGATTTTGGCCAACTGCAACAAGGCCAAAAGATCTTAAATTTATTAATGAAATGGAATTTTTATATAAAAATAAAACGGGACATGAATTTGATATAACCAAAAATACTTTAGATGATTTCCCTTATTCCCCAGGACACAAACCTGGAAATCCTAAGACTTTTAACTCATACATTCCCCCAAGTGAAACTCTAATGACTTTACAGTTAAACTGGTATCTACAAAATATTTTAAACACGTCTGCACATGCACATGTAGGGTATGATTTTAAAGGTTTTATCTCGACATCTTCACAGTTAAAGGCGGTTATGGACTTTTCAAAGACGCTTTCAAGTAAATCTTGGATATATGTCATCTATCAAGAAGGTGGATTTCAATTACCTAAAAGTACAGATCCGACATTCAACTTAAAATCTGAAGCTAAAAGCAAGAACAAACCTCAAAATTGGACTACTTTTACTCATATTGATTTTTTTGAGATTACTATTCCTGGGGGTGTTCCATGGGAGGATGTCATAGCTTATACAAGCAGTGATGCTACTAATAAAGAAATTTATTTTAGAAAAGGGTTTAAATATATGGATCCAATTGCGTATACTAAAATATACAATCTACTTTCATCATATAAGAATTAAGCAAGAAAGCAGTTAGAGGCTAGGAAAAGTCGCATAGAGCAAGAAATGACATTACATTATATGTGAAAATTCATTAATAATTTCATAATAGGCTTTTGAATCCATTTCTTTTAATCCATCTCTAACCATAAGAATTTTTTCTGAGTTATTGTAGTAAGCGACGATATCATCCCAATCAACAGCACCTGGAACAGCGACTTCATTTTCAGCATGTTTCGTTATTTCTTCTCCTCCACTCATTTGATTTTTAGGATCTAATAACTCAGGTAATAAATAGCCTCCTTCTTGATACATTGCATATACAGTTCCATTTTTACTAAATTTATTTGCTTTAAAAATATTAGTTGATGTAGATATAAATCCTTTATATTGATAATAGCTACCTGTATGTGCTGCTAGATTTAGAGTACTTTGAAGCCACCAATTCAGTATATCAGTACTCGATAAAATATAATAAGGAGAAGTTGGGTATAAAGTCAATACTCTAAAATTATCAATTGTTGGATCAAAATCTTTTCCATTATTTTTTTTGTATTTTATTAATAAATCATTTATCTTCTCAATATCTTTTTTCCTTGTAAACGTCGGAAAAAATCCGCCAACATCTTTTATTCCACAACCAGCGCCAGGATGACCAGGGTAACTTATTTTATTTCCTGTTTTTGGATCAGTTAATTTAAATCCGTATTTCCAATCATTATCACAATTATAATAGTTTATTACTGGACTTCTAGTATCTCCTCGAAAAGTAAATCCTATGACTCTTTTTAATGATAATTGCTTATTTATAACCTCAATATACTTATTTGGAAAGGATTTAAAATAATCATCATAAGCAAACTTTTTAGAATGTCCAATTGCTAAAATAGTCTCTATTAATGTAGTTTTATGTGGATTAAGAATTGTCATTTTTTTAACAGGAGAAAAGCTTTTTTTTAATTTTCCCAATAACTCTTGAGCTTTGGTTTGCTTTACTCCTACCCCTCTTAAAGGAAATTTAAAGACGTATTGCTTTGAATTGACTTCATAAGTAATTATTAAATTTCCAAATACAAAATCTTCATTATCTGGAACAAACGACACAGCAAGAGTGCATTCGCTTTTGCTAGCTAAATTGACAGTGCAAGGAGGTTTAATTGATTTTGAACTTGAATATTTTATACCAGGATAGCCATTTAAAAATTTAAATTTTTTATTATCAAAAGTAGCATTAATATTTTCTGCTGTTCCAGAATGGTTATTTAATAAAATAAAATTTAATTTCATATTTTTATTTATGATTGTTCGCCCAAAGTTTCCATTGATATTATTGATTTCAAAACTTTCTGAGTAAACTGGAATGTTGTCATTAAAATTAACTTGATCGTCTTTTTTACAACCTTTAAAAATTATGCAAAGCAAAAAAATGAACACTATTTTTTTTCTCACTCTATATTTCCTAAATATAATAATTAAAAATTATTTTATCATACAAAAGATTTTATTTAATTATGTCATTTGGTTGACATAAATTGCTTATTTTATAAATAAGACATAGGTTAGAATAAGATGGATTTTTTTCATAAATGATTCAGGAAGTAGACTTCTGCTCTATGATCCAAAAATTGGCAGATATTTATGACAAAGGAATTATTAATTTGAAGAGAACGAGCGAATATAAAAAAATATTAAACAAATATGGTATCACTGCTAAGAATTAATTCACTTTCAAGTGAGCTTACCCATTTGATTTTCATTTGTGATGAAAAAATTATTATTTTCATCTTTTATTTATTATATAAATATTTTCCTCACTTGAAAGATTACAGAATAAAGGATACTAATTATATGTTAAAAGGAAAGGGAAAAGAATCTAACCCAGTTCAAGATGCATTTGAAAAACTTGACTACAATTTTATTGCTATACAGCTTGATCCAATGCATAAAGGAAAGCAATAGAGTGACTCTGCATTAATAAAATGTTCTTTAGAAATATTTCATTCTGAAACATTCAATTACGATGATTTTTTCAATGCACCTTCCAATAATGGCTATAAAGTCTAGCAACTTCATCTTAAAGTACCAAGAGTTATTGGCTATGTATATAGAACAGATACAAGAACTCCAAATGTTTCGTTCATAGATTGTTACCCTGAGCGGAAAAAGTGTATTATCTAATAAAGAAATTTATTTTAGAAAGAATATAAATAAAAGGATCCAATTGCTTATACTAAAATATACAATCTACATTCATCATATAAGAATTAAGAGAGAAAGAAGTTAAAAGCTAGGAAAAGTCGTATAGATCAAGAAATAAGATTACATTATATGTGAAAATGCATTAATAATTTCATCATATGCTTTTGAATCCATTTCTTTTAACCCATCTCTGACCATAAGAATTTTTTCTGATTTATTATAGTAAGCGACGATATCATCCCAATCAACTGCACCTGGAACAGCGATTTCATATTCATTATCTGTCGTAAATGCTGCTCCTCCGCTCAATTGATATTTAGGATCTGATAACTCAGGCAATAAATAGCCTCCTTCTTGATACAATGCATATACAGTTCCTTTTTTACTATATTTATCTGCAATAAATATATTAGTTGTTGTAGATATAAATCCTTTATATTGATAAAATCCAGCTGCATGTGCTGCTAGATTTAGAGTACTTTGAAGCCACCAGTTCAGTTCATCAGTCCTAGAAATTTTAGAAAAAAAAGTAAAAGGAGAAGTTGGGTATAAAGTCAATACTCTAAAATTATCAATTGTTGGATCAAAATCTTTTCCATTTTCTTCTTTGTATTTTATAAATAAATCATTTATCTTCTCAATATCTTTTTTCCTTGTAAACGTCGGAAAAAATCCGCCAACATCTTTTATTCCACAACCAGTGCCAGGATGTCCTGGGTAACTTATTTCATTTCCTGTTTTTGGATCAATTAAATTAAATCCGTCTTTCCAATCATTATCACAATCTTTATAGTCTATTACTGGACTTCGAGTATCTCCTCGAAAAGTAAATCCTATTACTCTTTTTAATGATAATTGCTTATTTATAACCTCAATATACTTATTTGGAAAGGATTTAAAATAATCATCATAAGCAAACTTTTGAGAATGTCCAATTGCTAAAATAGTCTCTATTAATGTATCTTTATGTGGATTAAGATTTGTCAGTTTTTCAACAGGCGAAAAGCTTTTTTTTAATTTTCCCAATAGCTCTTGAGCTTTGGTTTGCTTTACTCCTACCCCTTTTAAGGGAAATTTAAAGACATATTTCTTTGAATTGACCTCATAAGTAATAATTAAATTTCCAAATACAAAATCTTCATCATCTGGAACAAACGACACAGCAAGAGTGCATTCGCTTTTGCTAGATAAATTGAAAGTGCAAGGAGGTTTAATTGATTTTGAACTTGTATATTTTATACCAGGATAGCCATTTAAAAATTTAAATTTGTTATTATCAAAAGTAGCATTAATATTTTCCGCCGTTCCAGAATGGTTGTTTAATAAAATAAAATTTAATTTCATATTTTTATTTATGATTGTTCGCCCAAAGTTTCCATTGATATTATTGATTTCAAAACTTTCTGGGTAAACTTGAATGTTGTCATTAGAATTAACTTGATCGTCTTTTTTACAACCTTTAAAAATTATGCAAATTAAAAAAATAAATACTATTTTTTTTTCACTCTATATACCCTATATAATTAAAATTTATAATTGCTTACAAAAGATTTCTTTTATTAAGGTCATTTAGTCGACGTTAATACGGAATCACTGCTAAGAATTAATTCACTTTCAAGTGAGCTTGCCCCTTTGATTTTCATTTGCGATGAAAATAGATTCTTATATTTTTTAGGTTCACGTTCACGCATTATTTTATAACATGCCTCAATTACATGTTCGCTTTGAGGTTTGCAATAAAAATCTCCATCTCGCCCAAATGCTCCGCGGTTTTCTTTAGCAGTTAAAGTGCGTGGCATACAATCTAAATAATGAAATGCATTATTTTTTTCTATTGTCTGCTGCAACATATAGGCACTTGCTCCACCAGGTACATCTTCATCAAAAAAGAGCACTGCATTAGTTTTTTGGATCGATTTTGTTATGATTCCAGTGATATCGAAAGGTAGCAGAGTCTGCACATCGATCACTTCCACAGACACTCCAATTTTTTCTAATTCTTCAGCAGCTTCAAGTGCAATTTTACAGCAAGCACCATAAGTGACCACGGTTAAATCACGACCCTCCCGAAGAACTTCAGGAATACCTAAAGGAACAGTGAATGAAGAAATATTATCAGGCACTTTTTCTTTCAAACGATAAGCATTGAGCACTTCAATGACAATTGCTGGGTTATCTGATTGAAGAAGTGTATTGTAAAAACCAGCTGCTTGGGTCATATTTCGCGGCACACAGATATAAATTCCACGTAAAGCATTGAGAAGCACACCCATGGGCGAGCCTGTGTGCCATACACCTTCTAAGCGGTGTCCTTTCGTTCGGATGATAACAGGAGCTTTTTGCCCGCCAGCAGTCCGGTAATGCAAGGTTGCTAGATCATCTGAAGCCGTTTGTAGCGCATAAAGAAAATAATCGAGGTATTGTATGTCAACAAGCGGACGTAACCCCCGAATGGCTGAACCTATTCCTTGCCCTAAAATCGTCGATTCACGTATCCCAGTGTCAGTGATTCGTAAATCTCCATATTTAGCATTTAGTCCTTCGAAAACGAGGTTGACATCACCAAGTTTTCCAACATCTTCTCCAATAGCAAAAAATAAGTGATTCGATGCTAATTGATGATCGAAACAGCGCTGTAATATAACTCTCCCATCAACAGTTTCTGATTTTTCAGAATATATGGGTTTAGTTTCTTTTACTTTTAGAGGTGATTCAGCAGATTCACTGTAAAGTTTATTTTCATAAACATTGCTGAATTTAGCAGAATATTCTTCATAGAATTTTACAAGTTTCTCTTTTTCTTTCGAATCTTCATCTGCTAAAAGTAGAAGAGTTTTAAAAAGTATAGAATGAATATATCTTCTATTTAAAGAAATAGAGTTTTCTAAAGAATGAATTAATAAATTTATTTTTTCGGTTTTTTGAGATGTTTTTTTAATTTCCGATAAGAGATGGACAACGGAATTTCTTTCTTCTTTAATGGGATCTAAATATAAATTCCACGCTTTCTTTCTTGATTCTTCAACAAATTTTTTTTCTTCTTCTTCAATTTTGTCAAGCTTTTCTGATTTTGCAATTTTATTTTGAATAATCCATTCGCGGAATTTTTTTAAACAACAATATTCCTTTTCCCAATCAAGTCTTTCTTTAGATTTATATCTTTCATGACTTCCACTGCTAGAATGCCCTTGTGGTTGAGTTAATTCTGTGACATGGACAAGTGCTGGTTTATGTTCATTACGTGATTTTTCAGTTGCCTCTAAATATGTTTCACATAACTTTAAATAATTCCAACCTTCTACTTGATAAATAGTTATTCCTTGGTTGGCATTTTCTGAACAAAACCCAGCCAAAGCTTGAGAAATTGAGTTATTTACAGTTTGTAACTCACGTGGAACTGAGATACCAAAACCGTTGTCCCAAACAGAAACGACCATAGGAACCTGCAAAACACCTGCAGCATTCATCGTTTCAAAAAAGACTCCTTCTGAAGTAGAAGCATCTCCGATAGAACCAAAGACAACTTCATTGCCATTTTTTGAAAATGATTTCGAAAATTTTTCAAGCTTTTTATTGTTTCTATATATTTTAGATGCATAAGCAAGACCAAGCATTCGACTCATTTGACCAGCAGTGGGGGAAATATCAGAGATCGAATTTTTAGTTTCTAATTGATTTTTGTATTTTCCATTTTCGTCCAATAATCTGCTCGCAAAATGAGAATTCATTTGACGTCCACCAGAATTGGGCTCATTTATTAAATTATGATCGGCATAAAGCTGAGAGAAAAACTGCGTTACGTTAACATTGCCAATTGCCATTTCAAATGTTTGATCACGATAATAACCTGTTCTAAAATCTCCTTTTTGAAAAGATTTTGCGACCGCAATTTGTGGCAATTCGATTCCATCTCCAAAAATACCAAAACTCGCCTTGCCAGTCAGAACTTCTTTCCTTCCCAAAAGACTGGTCAGTCGACTTCGCATTGCGAGGCGATAATCATTTAAAATTTCTTCGTATGTGAATGAATATTTTCCATTGGGAGTCTTTATAATGCGGTTGGTTTCCATAGAAACACACTCCTCTAGCCTTATACGTACAACATCTTTTAAGCCAATCTCCCAAAAATATGGGATTTGCTTTTACCTACACATATATGAGACAATTTAAAAAATCTAGCCAGTAACTTATTTTTCTTCGTTGACCTGTTGCTTTTATATATAATAAGGAAAATATATGAAAAATACAGTAATTTTAATATTATTTTTTTTATTTACACCGCCTTCACATTCTCAGGTCAAAGATCACTCCCATTTGTGTGATTATTTTGAGTTAGATACATTTCTTTTTGACTACCAAACAATTTCTGCTGATAATAGCGACAACTCTGGAGAAAGTTACCAAATTTTCACTGGGCGACCAGCAGTTAATTTTTGTTTTGCAAGTCAAAATTTTATTTTTCGTCCTTCAATCTCAATTAATGTATATGAAAACTCAACAAATGGCTCCTTCTCTGTTGGCAAATTACTAAATAAAAGCAATGAATTTGGTATATTTCTTTCCTTAAATCGAAGAGAAGAATCTTCAGGAAATGGTTCTTCTGTTTATAAACTCATTTCTTCAAATTTTCTAATAGGGCCATACCTTAAAATATTTCACACACTATTAGAAGATAATGATCTTGAATTTACAACAAGAATATCTTATTTATATTATGATCAAAGAACAACAACAAATGGAGCCAACACTCTTATAACTGAACAAAAAGGAATCAGTCTTTATTTTGAAGAACTTTATGCAAAGAAATTAAGTTCACATTTATTTTTAATACCACATGTATCTATTTATTATGCCTATACTTATGATTCAGTAGGTGTTGCTTCTGGGAGAAATATTGTTGATTTTAAAATTTTTCCTTTATCGCTGCGATGGATTTTTTAAAGATTACTTGATAATTTACTTATATAATTCTGTTTTATTTCTTCAATCCTCCCATTCTTC
Coding sequences:
- a CDS encoding alpha-ketoacid dehydrogenase subunit alpha/beta, whose product is METNRIIKTPNGKYSFTYEEILNDYRLAMRSRLTSLLGRKEVLTGKASFGIFGDGIELPQIAVAKSFQKGDFRTGYYRDQTFEMAIGNVNVTQFFSQLYADHNLINEPNSGGRQMNSHFASRLLDENGKYKNQLETKNSISDISPTAGQMSRMLGLAYASKIYRNNKKLEKFSKSFSKNGNEVVFGSIGDASTSEGVFFETMNAAGVLQVPMVVSVWDNGFGISVPRELQTVNNSISQALAGFCSENANQGITIYQVEGWNYLKLCETYLEATEKSRNEHKPALVHVTELTQPQGHSSSGSHERYKSKERLDWEKEYCCLKKFREWIIQNKIAKSEKLDKIEEEEKKFVEESRKKAWNLYLDPIKEERNSVVHLLSEIKKTSQKTEKINLLIHSLENSISLNRRYIHSILFKTLLLLADEDSKEKEKLVKFYEEYSAKFSNVYENKLYSESAESPLKVKETKPIYSEKSETVDGRVILQRCFDHQLASNHLFFAIGEDVGKLGDVNLVFEGLNAKYGDLRITDTGIRESTILGQGIGSAIRGLRPLVDIQYLDYFLYALQTASDDLATLHYRTAGGQKAPVIIRTKGHRLEGVWHTGSPMGVLLNALRGIYICVPRNMTQAAGFYNTLLQSDNPAIVIEVLNAYRLKEKVPDNISSFTVPLGIPEVLREGRDLTVVTYGACCKIALEAAEELEKIGVSVEVIDVQTLLPFDITGIITKSIQKTNAVLFFDEDVPGGASAYMLQQTIEKNNAFHYLDCMPRTLTAKENRGAFGRDGDFYCKPQSEHVIEACYKIMREREPKKYKNLFSSQMKIKGASSLESELILSSDSVLTSTK
- a CDS encoding substrate-binding periplasmic protein; the protein is MKIDNKIILLFFLINLIFINKVFSQEKKVLNFESDDWCPYTCDEKSEIGKGIFVEIAEQIFKNQNYNVHFELMPWARVLKRGEKGEIDGIVGAYKEGREQFIFPKEPFIQSINSFLVKNNSTWKYKDFESLKNIHLGLILGYIYGGNLANIKKYAKKISESGGENAIQKNLVRLNINEIDANLDEHNVLVYHLNKMEFNKSMKFVGDLGKKSGLYLGFPKEKPNSQKLADIFDKGIINLKKTGEYKKILNKYGITTKN